One window from the genome of Methanoculleus sp. 7T encodes:
- a CDS encoding tRNA (cytidine(56)-2'-O)-methyltransferase yields the protein MPDVAVLRIGHRPERDQRVTTHVGLAARALGARGMYLAANDPGVIASIEDVAARWGGEFFAENDVKWRRCIQDWKAAGGKVVHLTMYGLRMTDVIDEIRHEERVLVVVGAEKVPGEIYGLADYNVSVTTQPHSEISSLALFLDHLFEGTELNREYPDAKIRIEPTKVGKKTVEQ from the coding sequence ATGCCTGACGTAGCGGTACTCAGAATCGGCCACCGGCCCGAACGCGACCAGCGGGTGACGACCCATGTCGGGCTTGCGGCACGGGCGCTCGGGGCCCGGGGCATGTACCTCGCCGCGAACGACCCCGGCGTGATCGCGAGCATCGAGGATGTGGCCGCCCGGTGGGGAGGTGAATTCTTTGCAGAGAACGACGTGAAGTGGCGGCGGTGCATCCAAGACTGGAAGGCCGCCGGCGGCAAGGTCGTCCACCTCACGATGTACGGGCTCCGGATGACCGACGTCATCGACGAGATCCGGCACGAGGAGCGGGTGCTCGTCGTGGTCGGAGCCGAGAAGGTTCCGGGCGAGATCTACGGCCTTGCCGACTACAACGTCTCGGTGACCACCCAGCCTCACTCCGAGATCTCGAGCCTCGCCCTCTTCCTCGACCACCTCTTCGAGGGGACGGAACTCAACCGGGAGTATCCGGATGCGAAGATCCGGATCGAGCCGACGAAAGTAGGCAAGAAGACGGTGGAGCAGTGA
- a CDS encoding MarR family transcriptional regulator — translation MREEDLDWVVYHRIPENGGITTGDLVATTGFEPTAVTASLERLERYFLIRRSGETVCLCSIQESLIECQCRYTEDMPFVIENGVVKAKRREE, via the coding sequence GTGCGTGAGGAAGATCTGGACTGGGTCGTATACCACCGGATTCCCGAAAACGGCGGTATTACGACCGGAGACCTGGTAGCAACTACTGGTTTTGAACCTACTGCGGTCACGGCATCCCTCGAGCGTCTTGAGCGTTACTTTCTGATCCGGCGCTCCGGGGAGACGGTGTGCCTCTGCTCCATTCAGGAGTCGCTGATCGAGTGCCAGTGCCGGTATACTGAGGATATGCCGTTCGTCATCGAGAACGGCGTCGTCAAGGCAAAGAGGAGAGAGGAGTGA
- a CDS encoding UPF0280 family protein, protein MIREHFEFRQTIATILADDPRHVEAAKSGLMAARQEVERQIAIDPYFSATLEPYTPKAPGRTVGRMARAAEEAGVGPMAAVAGAIAWAGVEAMVDAGASFGLIDNGGDIALASDREIKIGVFAGGSPLSGRIAFLLPPEREILGICTSSATVGPSISFGIADAVTVFSPDVAAADAWATAICNRITKNDTSVLDALPETEVRGVLAVIGDAVVRWGDLPPIVRAKVDERLITAGRPPV, encoded by the coding sequence ATGATTCGGGAGCACTTCGAGTTCCGGCAGACGATCGCCACCATCCTTGCCGACGACCCCCGGCACGTCGAGGCGGCCAAATCAGGTTTGATGGCCGCCCGGCAGGAGGTCGAACGGCAGATCGCCATAGATCCCTATTTTTCTGCGACGCTCGAACCCTACACCCCGAAGGCCCCGGGGAGGACGGTCGGCCGCATGGCCCGGGCCGCCGAAGAGGCCGGGGTCGGGCCCATGGCGGCGGTGGCGGGGGCTATCGCCTGGGCGGGGGTGGAGGCGATGGTCGATGCCGGCGCATCGTTCGGCCTCATCGACAACGGGGGAGATATCGCTCTCGCAAGCGACCGCGAGATCAAGATAGGCGTCTTTGCGGGAGGGTCTCCCTTGAGCGGGCGCATAGCGTTTCTGCTCCCGCCCGAGAGGGAGATCCTCGGCATCTGCACTTCATCGGCGACGGTGGGCCCGTCCATCAGTTTCGGCATCGCCGATGCTGTGACGGTCTTCTCCCCCGATGTCGCCGCCGCGGATGCTTGGGCGACGGCGATCTGCAATCGGATTACAAAAAACGACACCTCCGTCCTCGACGCCCTCCCCGAGACCGAGGTCCGGGGAGTGCTTGCCGTCATCGGGGACGCGGTGGTCCGCTGGGGCGACCTCCCCCCGATTGTGCGGGCGAAGGTGGACGAACGGCTGATCACCGCCGGGAGGCCGCCGGTCTAG
- a CDS encoding 4Fe-4S binding protein, whose protein sequence is MKLLLTFSRKGKGDPGREPVIARVVKETGVLINVEKANIDSMAGEVLIDVPESDADLIRQRLTEMGVAVRVMENAIALDEGECVDCGACISVCPQEVFSFDEEWRLRVSAERCVLCGKCIRACPHSALSQQG, encoded by the coding sequence ATGAAACTCCTGCTGACGTTCTCCCGGAAAGGAAAAGGCGATCCCGGAAGGGAGCCGGTGATCGCCCGGGTGGTGAAGGAGACCGGCGTCCTCATCAACGTGGAGAAGGCCAACATAGACTCTATGGCCGGCGAAGTGCTGATCGACGTCCCCGAGAGCGACGCGGACCTGATCCGGCAGCGCCTCACCGAGATGGGCGTCGCGGTCCGCGTGATGGAGAACGCCATCGCTCTCGACGAGGGTGAGTGCGTCGACTGCGGAGCCTGCATCAGCGTCTGCCCTCAGGAGGTCTTCTCCTTTGATGAGGAGTGGCGCCTCCGGGTGAGCGCCGAGCGGTGCGTCCTCTGCGGCAAGTGCATCAGGGCATGCCCCCATTCCGCCCTCTCGCAACAGGGATGA
- a CDS encoding homocysteine biosynthesis protein — MEKSLDLINARIRDGNARVVTADEMPAIVDELGEEGALEEVDVVTTGTFGAMCSSGAFFNFGHADPPIRMERVWLNDVEAYAGIAAVDAYLGATQEADLQDRVYGGAHVLEALVAGETVELRATSHGTDCYPRRSITTDLLLEDMNQAVMVNPRNSYQCYNAATNTTDRTLYTYMGSLLPRCGNVSYSGAGTLSPLANDPHFKVIGSGVPIFLAGAEGMVVGEGTQHSAGGGFGTLMVTGDMKQMRQEFLRAAVMNGYGVTLYIGVGVPIPVLDTEIVRSTAVRDEDILTEIIDYGTPRRDRPSLATVSYADLKSGSIELGGETVRTSSLSSYRRARAVAQELKGWIEAGKMELALPTRRIDPAKRVRPMRETAITPRVRDIMNRQVISITEDEEIKVAAKRLLKDETNHLPVLGGNGTLVGIITTYDVSKAVVTDGRLRQVKDIMTKQVIKTTPDEPVDIAAQKLERNNISALPVVDTDNRVVGILSAIDLGKLFGGRWRR; from the coding sequence ATGGAAAAGTCCCTCGACCTCATCAATGCTCGGATACGCGACGGCAACGCACGAGTCGTTACCGCCGACGAGATGCCGGCTATTGTCGACGAGTTAGGAGAGGAAGGGGCACTGGAGGAGGTCGACGTCGTCACGACCGGGACGTTCGGAGCGATGTGCTCCTCCGGTGCATTCTTCAACTTCGGGCACGCCGACCCCCCCATCAGAATGGAACGCGTCTGGCTCAACGACGTGGAGGCATATGCCGGGATAGCGGCAGTCGACGCCTACCTCGGCGCAACCCAAGAGGCTGACCTCCAAGACAGGGTCTACGGCGGCGCCCACGTTCTCGAAGCCCTTGTCGCGGGGGAGACCGTCGAACTGCGGGCGACCTCCCACGGGACCGACTGCTACCCGCGCCGGAGCATCACCACGGACCTCCTGCTTGAGGACATGAACCAGGCCGTCATGGTGAACCCCCGGAACTCCTACCAGTGCTACAACGCGGCGACGAACACCACCGACCGGACGCTCTACACCTACATGGGCAGTCTCCTCCCGCGGTGCGGCAACGTCTCCTACTCGGGCGCAGGGACACTCTCGCCGCTCGCAAACGACCCACACTTTAAGGTCATCGGGAGCGGCGTCCCGATCTTCCTTGCCGGTGCGGAAGGGATGGTGGTCGGCGAAGGCACCCAGCACTCTGCGGGCGGCGGCTTTGGGACGCTGATGGTGACCGGGGACATGAAGCAGATGCGGCAGGAGTTCCTGCGCGCCGCAGTGATGAACGGCTACGGCGTGACGCTGTATATCGGCGTCGGCGTTCCGATACCGGTGCTCGACACCGAGATCGTCCGGAGCACCGCGGTGCGGGACGAGGATATCCTGACCGAGATTATCGATTACGGCACACCCCGGAGGGACCGGCCGTCGCTTGCGACGGTCAGTTACGCCGACCTAAAGAGCGGAAGCATCGAGCTCGGCGGGGAGACGGTCAGGACGTCGTCGCTCTCCAGTTACCGGCGGGCACGGGCGGTGGCGCAGGAACTGAAAGGCTGGATTGAGGCGGGGAAGATGGAACTTGCGCTTCCCACCCGGCGGATCGACCCGGCAAAGCGCGTACGGCCCATGCGGGAGACGGCGATCACTCCCCGCGTCCGCGATATCATGAACCGGCAGGTGATCAGCATCACGGAGGACGAGGAGATCAAGGTGGCGGCAAAGCGCCTCCTCAAGGATGAGACGAACCACCTCCCGGTCCTCGGCGGCAACGGCACGCTTGTCGGGATCATCACCACCTACGATGTCTCAAAGGCTGTGGTGACCGACGGGAGACTGCGGCAGGTGAAAGATATCATGACCAAGCAGGTGATCAAGACGACCCCCGACGAGCCGGTGGATATCGCCGCCCAGAAACTGGAGCGCAACAACATCAGCGCGCTCCCGGTGGTGGATACGGACAACCGGGTGGTCGGGATCCTCTCGGCGATCGACCTCGGGAAACTCTTCGGCGGGAGGTGGCGGCGATGA
- a CDS encoding PEGA domain-containing protein — protein sequence MYKTLIIGAALLFLCAGIPAVSAIGGDQGWYRIHCNIDGADVYFDGQYKGTTYAGALDVPVYTAATPYKNVRVEKSGYLTHSGSLPAEPGAGQTADVYVTLQPVETVGSIYAASSPSGAAIYLNGNYRGVAPITIKNLAPGTYSLEADYSGYQSDRATVTVRAGQQSDVRFTLTPIEQYGSVKISSNPSGAYVYMDGVYKGRTPLTLNSVSAKNHIIELDLANYYDWKTTVSVASGVTRYVNAQMTAIPSETVGAIDVVSYPAGANVYLDGTLQGQTPSAGVFTISNVRVGTHTLKVTLGGYQDYTTSVDVGRATTSHVSAPLQPAPAGTTGSIAVTSSPSGAEIYIDNAYKGITPLTVDGVAAGTHAVRVALAGYSDWSTSVQVGAGSTASASALLAAEAAPTAKAGMAPFAAVGALAILGLLAAGMKRD from the coding sequence ATGTATAAGACTCTTATTATCGGAGCAGCGCTCCTCTTCCTCTGTGCCGGCATTCCTGCCGTATCAGCGATCGGAGGAGATCAGGGCTGGTATCGCATCCACTGCAACATCGACGGTGCAGATGTGTATTTCGACGGACAGTACAAGGGCACCACGTACGCAGGAGCGCTTGATGTCCCAGTCTACACCGCCGCGACACCCTATAAGAACGTTAGGGTCGAGAAGAGCGGTTACTTGACGCACTCCGGAAGCCTGCCGGCGGAGCCCGGAGCGGGACAGACCGCGGACGTCTATGTGACGCTGCAGCCGGTCGAGACCGTCGGTTCGATCTACGCCGCGTCGAGCCCCTCGGGTGCGGCGATCTACCTGAACGGAAACTACCGAGGTGTGGCGCCGATCACGATCAAGAACCTCGCCCCCGGCACCTACTCCCTTGAGGCCGACTACTCCGGCTACCAGTCCGACCGGGCTACCGTCACGGTCAGGGCCGGGCAGCAGTCCGACGTCCGGTTCACCCTGACGCCGATCGAGCAGTACGGGTCGGTCAAGATCAGTTCCAATCCCTCAGGCGCATACGTCTACATGGATGGGGTCTACAAGGGCCGGACGCCCCTGACGCTCAACAGCGTCTCGGCAAAGAACCACATCATCGAGCTTGACCTCGCCAACTACTATGACTGGAAGACGACCGTATCCGTGGCTTCCGGCGTGACCCGTTACGTCAACGCTCAGATGACGGCTATTCCCTCCGAGACCGTCGGTGCCATCGACGTGGTCTCCTACCCGGCAGGCGCGAACGTCTACCTTGACGGCACCCTGCAGGGACAGACTCCCTCGGCGGGAGTGTTTACGATCTCGAACGTCAGGGTCGGCACTCATACCTTGAAGGTCACCCTCGGCGGGTACCAAGACTACACGACGTCGGTCGATGTCGGCAGGGCAACCACGAGCCATGTCAGCGCGCCCCTCCAGCCTGCCCCGGCAGGCACGACCGGCTCCATTGCGGTCACCTCTTCACCCTCCGGCGCCGAGATCTACATCGACAACGCCTATAAGGGCATAACCCCGCTGACCGTCGACGGCGTTGCCGCCGGCACCCATGCGGTCAGGGTGGCGCTCGCCGGTTACAGCGACTGGTCGACCAGCGTCCAGGTCGGTGCGGGGAGCACCGCCTCGGCCTCGGCCTTGCTCGCTGCCGAGGCGGCCCCGACGGCGAAGGCAGGCATGGCGCCCTTCGCCGCGGTGGGGGCGCTTGCCATCCTCGGGCTCCTTGCCGCCGGAATGAAGCGAGACTGA
- a CDS encoding Nif3-like dinuclear metal center hexameric protein produces MDIHRFITAMEQVAPPELAEDYDAGRIGLIVEGKADIGTVCCALDATQRVVEAAALAGADMLVVHHTPLWNPVTAVRGPTSHLLRSLLAAGMNLYVMHTNFDHAEGGVNDVLASRLGLQRTERMAAGLVGDCSLDAEEIARRLPGGGIRVYGEPGTIRRLAVVGGSGFDPDLIREAADLGADAFLSAELKHSVARASPIPCLEATHYALEAPAMEALASRMGWHYIPDPPHVVVVP; encoded by the coding sequence ATGGATATCCATAGGTTCATCACTGCGATGGAGCAGGTTGCTCCGCCCGAACTGGCCGAGGACTACGACGCCGGGAGGATCGGCCTCATCGTCGAGGGTAAGGCCGACATCGGGACCGTCTGCTGTGCGCTCGACGCCACGCAGAGGGTGGTGGAGGCCGCAGCCCTTGCCGGTGCGGATATGCTGGTCGTTCACCACACCCCCCTCTGGAACCCGGTCACTGCAGTCAGGGGTCCGACGTCGCACCTGCTCCGGAGCCTTCTTGCCGCCGGCATGAACCTTTATGTGATGCACACAAACTTCGACCATGCCGAGGGCGGGGTCAACGACGTTCTGGCGTCAAGGCTCGGCCTTCAGCGGACAGAGCGGATGGCCGCCGGGCTCGTCGGCGACTGCTCGCTTGATGCCGAAGAGATCGCCCGCCGCCTCCCGGGCGGGGGGATACGAGTCTACGGGGAGCCGGGCACGATCCGGCGGCTGGCGGTCGTGGGGGGGAGCGGGTTCGACCCCGACCTGATCCGGGAGGCCGCCGACCTCGGGGCGGACGCCTTCCTCTCGGCGGAACTGAAGCACAGCGTGGCCCGTGCCTCGCCCATCCCCTGCCTTGAGGCTACCCACTACGCGCTTGAGGCCCCGGCCATGGAGGCTCTCGCATCCCGC